A stretch of Lathyrus oleraceus cultivar Zhongwan6 chromosome 6, CAAS_Psat_ZW6_1.0, whole genome shotgun sequence DNA encodes these proteins:
- the LOC127092959 gene encoding uncharacterized protein LOC127092959: MHAFKDKVTQKLSHLFANNSPASSSPQASSYPKEGKPVSSYLSYIIPSIYFDGSNSSKNQHDHKATHSSSSGYNYQNFEYQDVPYVDCDPAACNSTDLTKDEIINEDRTSTRNSSSCSSEVYEEANGHTPNNLKRSPINLSDDSTFISPELHEFFESCLPNIVKGRQWVLLYSTLKHGISLRTLIRKSAELPGPGLLIVGDKQGAMFGGLLDCPLKPSAKRKYQGTNQTFVFTTLYGEPRLFRPTGANRYYFMCMNDLLGLGGGGNFALCLDGDLLNGTSGPCDTFGNQCLAHSPEFEPKNIELWGFTHAMQG; the protein is encoded by the exons ATGCACGCTTTCAAAGATAAAGTCACACAGAAGCTTTCGCATCTCTTTGCCAATAATTCACCTGCCTCCTCTTCCCCTCAG GCTAGTTCCTATCCTAAAGAGGGTAAACCTGTGTCTTCCTATTTATCTTACATTATCCCATCAATCTACTTTGATGGATCAAACTCAAGCAAGAATCAGCATGATCATAAAGCAACTCATTCATCTTCTTCTGGATATAATTATCAGAATTTTGAGTATCAAGATGTTCCATATGTCGATTGTGATCCCGCCGCATGTAACAGCACAGATTTAACGAAAGATGAAATTATCAATGAAGACAGAACCTCTACAAGGAATAGTAGTAGTTGTAGTTCCGAGGTTTATGAAGAAGCAAATGGGCACACTCCAAATAATTTAAAGAGGTCTCCGATCAATCTTTCAGACGACTCTACTTTTATATCTCCAGAGTTGCATGAATTTTTCGAATCATGCCTCCCTAATATTGTAAAAGGACGTCAATGGGTCTTACTTTATAG TACGTTGAAACATGGAATATCGCTTCGTACACTTATTCGCAAAAGCGCTGAACTTCCTGGCCCTGGTTTGCTG ATTGTTGGAGATAAGCAAGGTGCTATGTTTGGCGGGCTGCTAGATTGCCCTTTGAAACCTTCAGCAAAGAGGAAATATCAA GGGACAAACCAAACTTTTGTCTTTACAACTCTATACGGTGAACCAAGGCTGTTTCGACCTACTG GTGCGAACCGATACTACTTCATGTGTATGAACGACTTACTTGGACTTGGCGGTGGGGGTAATTTTGCTTTATGCTTAGATGGAGATCT GTTAAATGGAACTAGTGGACCTTGTGATACATTTGGAAACCAATGTCTAGCTCATAGTCCAGAGTTTGAGCCGAAGAATATTGAG TTGTGGGGATTTACACATGCTATGCAAGGATAA